Within the Medicago truncatula cultivar Jemalong A17 chromosome 4, MtrunA17r5.0-ANR, whole genome shotgun sequence genome, the region ttagaaggaaaatgtttattttacatTCAAATGTTATTTTACTAGAATCAAAGAGTTCGacaaagagataaataaatcaCTAATAAAAAGTTGTAAACCTATCGAAGTTTGCAGATACTCTAAGGAGCCAAAAAAGCTACATGAGTCTTTTAATGTTGATAATTCATAATTAATCTTGATGGTCAATATTTAATCTTCCCGgtctcacaaaaaaaaaaaaagagctgcacattgtattatgaaatgatCAAGTTTGTCatcaagttaattttttgtcaaCCCTTTGGTATTTAAGGGAAGAGAATTTTGGCAATCTAGAGTTGGTTCCTGAGGTAAGTATAGTCATCAAGAACACGAGATATATAATACGGCTAATGCTACATTTGTTTCTGCGGTTGGACAATATTAGATGCCTGTTCCACTTGAAACCCCAATGTTTAGCTTTGATATTTCCACGGCAGGAGTGCCTTAAAACGTGAGAATCAATTGATAGGCGCTAAACTAAAcgtataataatttgataagaATACCGGTGAATCAAATGGCAAGGttttaaaaaacagaaaaatagcTCGATAACAACTTCGGCTAAATTAGCTTGGCTTTCTGCATAATCATAAGTtcaaatattttagcaactttcaCATATGACAAATACACATTTTAAAATCCATTATttgtaagaaagaaagaaacacatGCAGAACAATTGAACATGTATTTACGGATCTTTAATACCAATCATGCAAATAGAGACCCGTGACAAATGATCAAAAATATCATTGCTCCTAAAGCCAGAGGGTCAAACAAACAAATGATTGTATATAGTAGAGAGATCGTGTGAACAAACCCCATATTCGTCCccaattttgacatgtttgtaTTAGTAGTTTCCAGATTGAAGATATTTAACCCCAATAGAGGACTAACATTTCCAATTATAGAGTGGATTTAAGATGGGATTAAAAATTTAGCTACTCTAAAGTCAGtagtaaagtaaaaaaaaaatcatatgcatATAATATCAACCATTGATTTGTTTATCAATGGCTGATATTActtatcttgtcaaaaaaaaatataaaaaattgatattactCATTGTACTCTCAAAAGTGAGTAGCTCACTTTAGAAGAGTTTGATCTGGGCattaatatattagaaaaaaaactTGCCAAGATTGATATAGCACAAGCAATTAATACtttcaaccaaaataaaaacgAATGACACTCACGGACGATAATAAATGGACAGAAGAACTTAAAGTAGAAACAGAGAGAAATATTGATATaacaatcatcatcattgacATAACGCGACAAAGGTTCACTTACTAAGATAGCTAATTTATCAGTCCTAATCACTAAGCTTGACACAAATGCAAACCATAGAACCAATTTCCTACTAATATAATTCTCACTTCCTCTTCTTTGCTGGTGGCTGGGGAGTctcatcatcttcctcttcatcCTCTTCGTCCTCTTCGTCTTcaccatcttcttcatcttcctcatcgccatcgtcatcatcatcttccCCATCATCACTTCCTCCTGCACCGTTAGCCTCAGGATCATCCTCGGGATCCCCTTCTTCCTCGCCTTCATCACCCGAGTAGTCTTCCTCTTCTCCATCATCATCCTCATCTTGTACGTCATCATCGTCGTCATCGTCCTCATCATCTTCTGTAtcacttttgttttctttgtaagCTGGTTTCCTTCCAAGAAGGTGCTCCAAAGGGAACCTGACAAGGATTTAACAAGGATCAGAATAATTAAAAACTGTGTTAACCTTCAAATCAGGCGCAAATGTTTTGTTCTTACCTTGAATCCATTGCAGTCAACTTTGGAGCAACTGAATTGGCGGCATTAATCAGCAGATATCCAATCTGGGGAGAAAAACAAACCGaagtgaataaaaatatttaccaAATTAAAGACAGCAGAATAAAAATACCAAGGATACTTTAGTTTAATTATCATCAAATAGATATCTTAGACCAACTAAACCTGTGACATATGGATGAACACACTTGTCATACAGCAACAAGAATTGATAGTTCGAATCATATCAATAATTGATGGTGATAAATACTTTAGATATGCGATCTTTTCAAAAGACGCACAAAAAAGAGCAAGGGAAATTCGCGATCTTATAGCATAGGAGAACTTGTGATCTCCTTGCATAGTACACTTCCTTCTTAGTATATGCTTGGATAGGCAGATGAGATTAACAAAATCACAATTGCCTGTTGAAGCTACAAAGTATAGTGTTTGTCAGATTCTGCCAATCTCACCGCAAACCCAACCATGCACTAATGTATTGTCAATTTTATCTTAAGCAGGCATAGAATGCCCCAAATGAAAAGCCACAAACAAATATACAAGCATGCACATAGAGCAAACAATCCCATCGTTTAT harbors:
- the LOC11439261 gene encoding nucleolin, with translation MAVSTQSHLPILSVVDLPSLLQAVAIDTLVSAAQSLALIGYLLINAANSVAPKLTAMDSRFPLEHLLGRKPAYKENKSDTEDDEDDDDDDDVQDEDDDGEEEDYSGDEGEEEGDPEDDPEANGAGGSDDGEDDDDDGDEEDEEDGEDEEDEEDEEEDDETPQPPAKKRK